The following are from one region of the Geoalkalibacter subterraneus genome:
- a CDS encoding transposase has translation MPRACRYFLPGHVWHITHRCHKKEFLLKFARDRRNWVRWLFEAKKRYGLCILNYVVTSNHVHLLVQDDGRGEIAQSMQLVAGRVAQEFNQRKSRKGAFWEDRYHATAVSTDHHFARCLTYIDLNMVRAGIVKDPAAWPESSYAEIINGRQRYQLVDHRTLAALLELSTLEDLRLARQNWIKVAIEQKMLTRDNCWTEGLAVGSAEFVEEIKDGLGIKGRYREVRNTGRECILRENELRWGILPSKSGI, from the coding sequence ATGCCGCGCGCTTGTCGCTACTTTTTGCCAGGGCACGTCTGGCACATCACGCATCGCTGTCACAAAAAAGAATTCCTGCTCAAATTTGCTCGAGATCGCAGGAACTGGGTCAGATGGCTTTTTGAGGCTAAAAAACGCTATGGGCTCTGCATTCTCAACTATGTGGTCACTTCCAATCATGTTCATTTACTGGTTCAGGATGACGGGCGAGGAGAAATTGCCCAAAGCATGCAGCTGGTTGCCGGGCGGGTTGCCCAGGAATTCAATCAGAGAAAGTCCCGCAAGGGTGCCTTTTGGGAGGACCGCTATCATGCCACTGCGGTTTCCACCGATCATCACTTTGCCCGTTGCCTGACTTACATCGACCTGAACATGGTCCGCGCAGGCATCGTAAAAGATCCCGCCGCCTGGCCCGAGAGCAGTTATGCTGAAATAATAAACGGCCGGCAGCGGTACCAGCTGGTGGACCATCGCACCTTGGCTGCGCTGCTTGAGCTGTCAACGCTGGAAGATCTTCGGCTTGCGCGGCAGAACTGGATCAAGGTAGCGATCGAACAGAAGATGCTGACCCGTGACAATTGCTGGACCGAAGGTTTGGCGGTGGGCAGTGCGGAGTTTGTTGAGGAGATAAAAGACGGCCTGGGGATCAAGGGCCGATACCGGGAAGTGCGAAATACTGGCCGGGAGTGCATTTTGCGTGAAAACGAGCTTAGATGGGGCATTTTACCCTCAAAAAGCGGCATCTAA
- a CDS encoding DUF6680 family protein: protein MTEEQTMTIADWLMITAVFLGPIVAVRVTRYLDDQKEVRARKLDIFKTLMATRAYNVSWTHVEALNRIDLEFDKKHKKEKEVIEAWKEYLDLLGNLNIPPDQWSVRRVDLLVELLHKMARVLDYDFDKTHIKNSSYSPRAHGKTEEQQNTLRAGLIEVLEGKRPIPMIVTNWPQNE from the coding sequence ATGACGGAAGAACAAACAATGACAATTGCCGACTGGCTCATGATAACCGCTGTCTTTCTTGGTCCAATCGTTGCCGTTCGCGTTACTCGCTATCTCGACGACCAAAAAGAAGTCCGGGCGCGTAAGCTGGATATCTTCAAGACGCTTATGGCTACCAGAGCCTATAACGTTTCATGGACGCACGTCGAAGCACTGAATCGGATCGATCTCGAATTCGATAAGAAGCACAAGAAAGAAAAAGAGGTGATAGAAGCTTGGAAAGAGTACCTCGATCTTCTTGGCAATCTGAATATCCCTCCCGATCAGTGGAGCGTAAGGCGCGTTGATCTCCTAGTAGAGCTATTGCACAAGATGGCGAGGGTGCTCGACTATGATTTTGACAAGACTCATATTAAGAACTCCTCCTATTCGCCGCGCGCACACGGGAAAACCGAAGAACAACAAAATACGCTGCGGGCGGGTCTTATTGAGGTTCTTGAGGGGAAGCGCCCCATACCTATGATAGTTACAAACTGGCCGCAGAATGAGTAG
- a CDS encoding type II toxin-antitoxin system RelE/ParE family toxin, whose protein sequence is MKYSFHPEAQKEFQLAIDYYEEREKTLGHQFAVEVYAAVERAIAHPGMWPLVEEGVRRCLVRRFPYGVVYHNDEANDELIILAVMHLHREPYYWIHRN, encoded by the coding sequence ATGAAGTACTCCTTTCATCCAGAGGCCCAAAAGGAGTTCCAACTCGCCATTGATTACTATGAGGAGCGAGAAAAGACACTCGGGCATCAATTTGCCGTCGAGGTATATGCTGCCGTAGAGCGAGCGATAGCGCATCCGGGGATGTGGCCCCTTGTTGAAGAAGGTGTTCGCCGCTGCCTCGTTCGTCGTTTTCCGTACGGCGTCGTGTATCATAACGACGAAGCAAACGATGAGCTGATAATCCTTGCGGTAATGCACCTTCACCGGGAGCCATACTATTGGATTCACCGAAATTGA
- a CDS encoding addiction module protein has translation MKTEDLLREIESLPVEERARVADTVLKSLNPPESEVDKKWAEVAKRRLGEIKSGAVKPIPGEDVFSEVWKRFS, from the coding sequence ATGAAAACAGAAGATTTGTTGCGAGAAATTGAGTCTCTCCCCGTGGAGGAGCGGGCGCGGGTAGCTGACACCGTTCTTAAGAGTTTGAACCCTCCTGAGTCAGAAGTCGATAAGAAGTGGGCTGAAGTGGCCAAGCGGAGACTTGGCGAGATTAAATCTGGCGCCGTGAAGCCGATACCAGGAGAAGATGTTTTTAGTGAGGTCTGGAAACGTTTTTCATGA